From Plectropomus leopardus isolate mb chromosome 17, YSFRI_Pleo_2.0, whole genome shotgun sequence, a single genomic window includes:
- the nme4 gene encoding nucleoside diphosphate kinase, mitochondrial: MVMLQRCVLNRIFQKFYSGNQERPPSLLSAGLLLGGHRAAGHRSKSSVPDVRERTLIAVKPDGVQRRLVGQVIQRFEQRGFKLVGLKMLQVPEDLLSQHYSQLRTKPFYPRLLQYMTSGPVVVMVWEGHKVVQATRTMVGHTNPAEAQAGTVRGDFSYHVSRNVVHASDSLEAAQREIQLWFQKKELLNWDCIDQTITCEV, from the exons ATGGTCATGTTGCAGAGGTGCGTTTTAAACAGAATTTTCCAAAAGTTTTATTCAGGAAATCAAGAAAGACCTCCAAGTTTGCTGTCAGCTGGGTTGCTGCTGGGTGGACACAGAGCTGCTGGGCACAGGAGCAAATCAA GTGTTCCAGATGTAAGGGAGCGGACTCTTATTGCTGTAAAGCCTGATGGAGTTCAGCGCCGTCTTGTGGGACAAGTCATTCAGCGGTTTGAGCAGCGGGGCTTCAAACTGGTCGGCCTTAAAATGTTGCAG GTGCCTGAGGATCTCCTGTCTCAGCACTACTCTCAACTGAGGACTAAGCCCTTCTATCCCCGGCTGCTGCAGTACATGACCTCAGGGCCGGTGGTTGTCATG GTGTGGGAAGGGCACAAAGTTGTCCAGGCGACACGAACAATGGTGGGACATACTAACCCAGCTGAGGCCCAGGCAGGCACCGTCAGAGGAGATTTCAGCTATCATGTCAGCAG GAATGTGGTCCATGCCAGTGATTCCCTGGAGGCGGCGCAGAGAGAGATCCAGCTGTGGTTCCAGAAAAAGGAGCTGCTGAACTGGGACTGCATTGACCAGACCATCACCTGTGAGGTGTGA
- the eps8l1a gene encoding epidermal growth factor receptor kinase substrate 8-like protein 1a, whose amino-acid sequence MAASPPPVLPRKHSGVRVMIIPGEEPPPGGLPVYRGFSKENGASVDTNYTNQLNAEREVEIMNHCFDDVERFMARLQQTAEAQTVLNQRRKKRNRKSKKKEDQDDDLLTLKALPPSEEEFVEIFQKIKYSLCLLDRLKSSIKQPDAPELLHSIFVPLRLMVKTTGGPALGASVLSPAMTSGAVSLLQEHLTKEERELWTSLGPNWTSPRSQLSVSVPPYSPVFLDGWQPQAYDSTGQLFEDPIESQHKQDSYRERREAQIPQDQAQQTAEGLGDGTDEVNGNGLPPEGERLYCCSYDFVARNSSELSVLQGETLEVIESSKRWWKCRNRFDQIGFVPFNILEPLSALNNTGRDSPVVRRESKKTAITPRPKYFSYAPPSPVGTSPTSPMRPQSMILPSPTMPGEDSDRVMVMNEELLQRLAVRRDSARPPVVPRTADTSTPLNYHSPAAEVEAWLTTKGFSQQTVQSLAILNGAQLFSLNKEELRTVSPDEGSRVYSQIMVQKALLEDVRKTTELERAMEKQKLRIEESDIV is encoded by the exons ATGGCTGCATCACCGCCTCCGGTGCTCCCCAGAAAGCATTCAGGTGTCCGAGTGATGATAATTCCAGGGGAGGAGCCTCCTCCTGGTGGCCTGCCTGTCTACAGAGGTTTTAGCAAAG AGAACGGTGCCAGCGTGGACACAAATTATACAAATCAACTGAATGCAGAGAGAGAAGTG GAGATTATGAATCACTGTTTTGATGATGTGGAGCGATTCATGGCACGCTTGCAACAGACAGCTGAGGCCCAGACTGTTCTCAACcaaaggaggaagaagagaaacagaaagagcaAGAAGAAGGAGGATCAAGATG ATGATTTGTTGACGCTGAAAGCTCTCCCTCCATCAGAGGAAGAGTTTGTGGAAATCTTTCAGAAAATCAAGTATTCCCTCTGTCTGCTG GACCGTCTCAAGTCGTCCATCAAACAGCCTGATGCACCAGAGCTGCTGCATTCCATCTTTGTACCTCTCAGGCTG ATGGTGAAAACCACTGGAGGGCCAGCATTAGGAGCATCAGTGCTTAGTCCTGCTATGACCAGCGGTGCTGTATCACTGCTCCAGGAGCATCTGACTAAAGAGGAAAGGGAGCTGTGGACTTCATTAGGGCCCAACTGGACCTCACCCCg TTCACAACTTAGTGTGTCTGTTCCTCCATACTCACCTGTCTTCCTGGATGGGTGGCAGCCTCAGGCTTATGACTCAACTGGACAGCTTTTCGAAGATCCAATTGAGTCGCAGCACAAACAAGATTCTTACAGGGAAAGAAGGGAGGCGCAAATTCCTCAGGACCAAGCTCAACAGACAGCGGAGGGCCTGGGTGACGGCACTGATGAAGT AAATGGAAATGGGCTCCCACCAGAGGGTGAGAGACTTTACTGCTGCAGTTATGATTTTGTGGCTAGAAACAGCAGTGAACTCTCTGTGCTACAAGGAGAAACACTAGAG GTCATCGAGTCATCGAAGAGATGGTGGAAATGTCGGAATCGCTTCGACCAGATTGGATTCGTCCCTTTTAATATCCTGGAGCCTCTGTCTGCTCTGAATAACACTGGGAGAGACAGCCCGGTCGTACGCAGAGAGTCAAAG AAGACAGCCATTACCCCTCGGCCAAAGTACTTCTCTTATGCTCCGCCAAGCCCAGTTGGAACCAGCCCTACAAGCCCAATGCGGCCACAGAGCATGATTTTACCGTCTCCAACAATGCCGGGAGAAGACAGCGACCGAG tCATGGTAATGAATGAAGAGCTCCTTCAGCGGCTTGCTGTGAGAAGAGACTCAGCCCGTCCACCGGTGGTCCCCCGCACAGCTGACACTTCTACTCCCCTGAACTATCACTCACCAGCTGCTGAGGTGGAGGCCTGGCTCACAACCAAGGGCTTCAGTCAGCA GACGGTTCAGAGTCTGGCCATTTTGAATGGCGCTCAGCTTTTTTCACTGAATAAAGAGGAACTCCGCACAGTGTCACCAGACGAGGGTTCAAGAGTCTACAGCCAAATTATGGTGCAGAAGGCCCTTCTCGAG GATGTGCGCAAAACCACCGAACTAGAGAGAGCCATGGAGAAGCAAAAGCTGAGGATTGAGGAGAGTGACATAGTGTGA